A window of Citrus sinensis cultivar Valencia sweet orange chromosome 7, DVS_A1.0, whole genome shotgun sequence contains these coding sequences:
- the LOC127903745 gene encoding uncharacterized protein LOC127903745 yields METFFLSQNLWDVVEDGYAEPPESASSSDWTPAHQQQYKENIQRNATALRYIQQGVSSEGVQDFCSRVTEIVNQIKGCGDSIEDEKVNEKVLRCLPPKFDHLAAAIEESRDLSKMTFSDLSGSLPSHEQRINRPSSQPTEQAFQSKINNSDQNKSSKKDQKNEGSSQRNGQRGKGQREQNDNRNKWKNDRGNSQQNSDSQCIICNRSNHESKDCRYKCTRCRIPNHSQRDSWYQNKKGKNEANFTKEGDGDYLFYSSKGAERESYNLWYLDSGCSNHMTGERDIFISLDQSFNSQVKLRDGKMQKAVGKGTIAVHTKRVAVVEMSKNKIFPLVMPLDENVALKTENSDLSNLWHLRYGHLNYKGLNLLKQKNMVIGLPDV; encoded by the exons ATGGAAACCTTTTTCCTCTCTCAAAATTTATGGGATGTTGTTGAAGATGGATATGCTGAACCACCAGAATCAGCAAGTTCTTCAGATTGGACTCCAGCACATCAACAGCAGTACAAAGAAAACATACAGAGAAATGCCACGGCACTTCGATATATCCAGCAAGGTGTTA GCAGTGAAGGAGTTCAGGATTTTTGCAGTAGAGTTACTGAGATTGTGAACCAGATTAAAGGTTGCGGGGACTCCATTGAAGACGAGAAGGTGAATGAAAAGGTGCTGAGATGTCTTCCTCCAAAGTTTGATCATCTAGCAGCAGCCATTGAAGAATCAAGGGATTTGTCCAAGATGACTTTTTCAGATTTGTCAGGATCATTACCGTCTCATGAACAAAGAATCAATCGACCTTCAAGTCAGCCTACAGAGCAAGCTTTTCAGtcaaagattaataattcaGATCAAAATAAAAGCAGCAAGAAAGACCAGAAGAACGAAGGCTCGTCTCAAAGAAACGGACAGCGTGGCAAAGGGCAAAGAGAGCAGAACGACAACCGCAACAAGTGGAAAAATGACAGAGGGAATTCACAACAAAATTCAGATTCTCAGTGCATCATTTGTAATCGGTCTAATCATGAATCAAAAGATTGTCGTTATAAATGCACAAGGTGTCGCATTCCTAACCATTCTCAAAGGGATTCCTGGtatcaaaataagaaaggaaaaaatgaggcaaattttacaaaagaaGGTGATGGAGATTACTTGTTTTATTCAAGTAAAGGTGCTGAACGTGAATCATATAATTTGTGGTACTTGGATAGCGGCTGCAGCAACCACATGACTGGAGAACGTGACATTTTCATCAGCCTTGACCAAAGTTTTAATTCGCAAGTGAAGCTTAGAGATGGAAAGATGCAGAAAGCTGTGGGAAAAGGCACTATTGCTGTCCATACAAAGAGAG TGGCCGTTGTTGAAATgtcaaagaacaaaatttttcCTCTTGTTATGCCACTTGATGAGAATGTTGCTCTCAAAACAGAAAATTCagatttgtcaaatttatggCATCTCAGATATGGCCATTTAAACTATAAAGGGCTGAATTTGCTCAAGCAAAAGAACATGGTGATTGGCCTACCTGATGTTTGA
- the LOC102623581 gene encoding aspartic proteinase nepenthesin-1, producing the protein MASAFSSSSAITSLLALATLALCVSPAFSASAGFKVKLKSVDFGKNLSTFERVLHGMKRGQHRLQRFNAMSLAASDTASDLKSPVHAGTGEYLMDLSIGSPAVSFSAILDTGSDLIWTQCKPCQVCFDQATPIFDPKESSSYSKIPCSSALCKALPQQECNANNACEYIYSYGDTSSSQGVLATETLTFGDVSVPNIGFGCGSDNEGDGFSQGAGLVGLGRGPLSLVSQLKEPKFSYCLTSIDAAKTSTLLMGSLASANSSSSDQILTTPLIKSPLQASFYYLPLEGISVGGTRLPIDASNFALQEDGSGGLIIDSGTTLTYLIDSAFDLVKKEFISQTKLSVTDAADQTGLDVCFKLPSGSTDVEVPKLVFHFKGADVDLPPENYMIADSSMGLACLAMGSSSGMSIFGNVQQQNMLVLYDLAKETLSFLPTQCDKL; encoded by the coding sequence ATGGCTTCCgcattttcttcatcttcagcaATAACATCTCTATTAGCATTAGCAACACTTGCATTATGTGTTTCTCCAGCGTTCTCCGCGTCCGCGGGGTTCAAGGTGAAGCTCAAATCAGTTGATTTTGGAAAAAATTTGTCCACTTTTGAACGTGTCTTACACGGAATGAAGCGCGGGCAACACAGACTGCAAAGGTTTAATGCTATGAGTTTGGCGGCTTCAGATACGGCTTCAGACCTCAAATCGCCTGTGCATGCTGGTACCGGTGAATATCTAATGGATTTATCAATCGGTTCACCCGCGGTGAGTTTCTCTGCTATCTTGGATACCGGCAGTGATTTGATTTGGACTCAGTGCAAGCCTTGCCAAGTGTGTTTCGATCAGGCTACGCCAATTTTTGATCCCAAGGAATCTTCTTCTTACTCTAAGATACCTTGCTCCAGTGCTCTATGTAAAGCTCTGCCTCAACAAGAATGCAATGCTAACAATGCCTGTGAGTACATTTACTCGTACGGTGATACTTCTTCCTCGCAAGGGGTCTTGGCGACCGAGACCCTCACGTTTGGTGATGTTTCGGTTCCGAATATCGGGTTCGGTTGTGGCTCAGACAACGAGGGAGATGGGTTCTCACAAGGTGCGGGCCTAGTGGGACTTGGGCGGGGACCATTGTCTCTCGTTTCACAACTCAAGGAACCAAAATTCTCGTACTGCTTAACTTCTATTGATGCTGCAAAAACAAGCACGCTTTTGATGGGGTCACTAGCAAGTGCAAACAGCAGCTCATCAGACCAAATCCTTACGACACCTTTAATCAAAAGCCCATTACAGGCATCATTCTATTATCTTCCTCTTGAAGGTATCTCAGTGGGCGGCACCCGTTTGCCCATCGATGCATCAAACTTTGCACTGCAAGAGGATGGCAGCGGTGGCCTAATTATAGACTCGGGCACAACTTTAACATATCTAATAGACTCTGCTTTTGATCTTGTTAAAAAGGAGTTCATTTCTCAAACAAAACTCTCGGTGACCGATGCGGCCGATCAAACGGGGCTTGACGTTTGTTTCAAGTTGCCGTCGGGTTCAACAGATGTAGAGGTACCCAAGTTGGTGTTCCATTTCAAAGGGGCAGACGTGGATTTGCCACCTGAAAATTATATGATTGCTGATTCAAGTATGGGATTGGCTTGTTTGGCCATGGGGAGTTCAAGTGGCATGTCTATATTTGGGAATGTACAGCAGCAAAACATGTTGGTGCTTTATGATCTTGCGAAAGAAACCTTGTCTTTCCTTCCAACACAATGTGATAAattgtga
- the LOC102622700 gene encoding probable LRR receptor-like serine/threonine-protein kinase At5g63710 isoform X1 has translation MLCGSLTLTPSKAITPFDMIRLIKTAFLWCHCHHLFFFIIAAGVAFASFMAKSGGKRSAAESSLETRGRNMFGALHKCCPPSLMTKWLILVIFLNFGHSSREPDVEGEALIEVLKALNDTNGQFTDWNDHFVSPCFSWSHVTCRNGNVISLTLRSNGFSGKISPSITKLKFLASFRELQDNDLSGTLPDFLGSMTHLQSLNLANNKFSGSIPATWSQLSNLKHLDLSSNNLTGRIPMQLFSVATFNFTGTHLICGSSLEQPCMSRPSPPVSTSRTKLRIVVASASCGAFVLLSLGALFACRYQKLRKIKHDVFFDVAGEDDSKVSLTQLRRFSWRELQLATDNFSESNVIGQGGFGKVYKGVLSDNTKVAVKRLQDYYSPGGEAAFQREVHLISVAIHKNLLQLIGYCATSSERILVYPFMQNLSVAYRLRDLKPGEKGLDWPTRKRAAFGTAYGLEYLHEHCNPKIIHRDLKAANILLDDNFEAVLCDFGLAKLVDAKLTHVTTQIRGTMGHIAPEYLSTGKSSEKTDVFGYGITLLELVTGQRAIDFSRLEEEEDVLLLDHIRKLLREDRLNDIVDRNLNTYDSKEVETMVQVALLCTQSTPEDRPPMAQVVKMLQGEDLAERWAEWEELEEVRQQEVSLLPHQFAWGEDSSIDQEAIQLSNAR, from the exons ATGCTTTGTGGGTCCCTTACACTAACCCCATCAAAAGCCATTACTCCATTTGACATGATCAGACTAATCAAAACTGCTTTCTTGTGGTGCCATTGCCACcaccttttcttctttattattgcTGCTGGGGTTGCATTTGCATCATTCATGGCTAAATCAG GTGGCAAGAGGTCAGCAGCTGAATCTTCATTGGAAACTAGAGGCAGAAACATGTTTGGAGCTTTACACAAATGTTGCCCTCCAAGTCTAATGACAAAATGGCTTATACTCGTCATCTTTCTAAATTTCGGTCATTCATCCAGGGAGCCTGATGTTGAAg GTGAAGCTTTGATTGAGGTTTTAAAGGCTCTCAATGATACCAACGGTCAATTCACAGATTGGAATGACCATTTCGTGAGCCCCTGCTTTAGTTGGTCTCATGTCACTTGCAGAAATGGAAATGTCATATCCCT GACCCTCCGTTCAAATGGATTTTCAGGAAAAATTTCACcatcaattacaaaattgaagTTTTTGGCTAGCTT CAGGGAATTACAGGACAATGATTTATCAGGTACGTTACCAGATTTTCTAGGCAGCATGACTCATCTCCAGAGTCTGAATCttgcaaataataaattcagtGGCTCCATACCTGCTACTTGGAGTCAACTATCCAATTTAAAGCATTT GGATCTTTCATCCAACAATTTAACTGGAAGAATTCCAATGCAACTCTTTTCAGTTGCGACATTCAA CTTTACTGGAACACATCTCATTTGTGGCTCAAGCTTGGAGCAGCCTTGCATGTCGAGGCCCTCTCCTCCAG TTTCAACCAGCAGAACAAAACTCAGAATTGTTGTAGCTTCCGCAAGTTGTGGTGCTTTTGTACTACTGTCACTTGGGGCTCTCTTTGCATGCCGTTATCAGAAATTGcgaaaaatcaaacatgatgTGTTTTTTGATGTTGCAg GGGAAGATGACAGCAAAGTCTCCTTAACACAGCTTAGAAGATTCTCTTGGCGTGAACTCCAACTTGCAACTGACAATTTCAGTGAAAGCAACGTAATTGGACAAGGAGGTTTTGGAAAAGTTTACAAAGGTGTCCTCTCAGACAACACAAAGGTTGCCGTGAAACGCCTCCAAGATTATTATAGTCCTGGTGGAGAGGCTGCTTTCCAGAGAGAAGTTCATCTTATAAGTGTTGCTATTCATAAGAATCTACTACAGTTGATTGGGTATTGTGCAACCTCGTCTGAGAGAATCCTTGTTTATCCCTTCATGCAAAATCTTAGTGTTGCATACCGGCTGAGAG ATTTAAAACCTGGAGAGAAGGGCTTGGACTGGCCGACAAGGAAACGTGCGGCGTTTGGTACAGCATATGGTTTGGAGTACCTACACGAGCACTGCAATCCCAAGATTATACATCGTGATTTAAAGGCTGCAAATATCCTTTTAGATGACAACTTTGAAGCTGTTCTTTGTGATTTCGGACTAGCAAAATTAGTTGATGCAAAATTGACTCATGTTACCACTCAAATCCGTGGTACTATGGGCCACATTGCTCCAGAATATTTATCAACCGGGAAATCTTCAGAGAAGACAGATGTGTTTGGATATGGTATAACACTTCTAGAACTAGTAACTGGTCAACGTGCTATAGATTTTTCTCGCcttgaagaggaagaggaTGTTCTTCTGCTTGATCAT ATTAGAAAGTTACTGAGGGAAGATAGACTCAATGACATTGTGGATAGAAACTTGAATACTTATGATTCGAAAGAAGTTGAGACAATGGTTCAGGTTGCATTGCTGTGCACTCAAAGCACACCGGAAGACCGTCCACCGATGGCACAGGTGGTTAAAATGCTGCAAGGAGAGGATTTAGCTGAGAGATGGGCAGAGTGGGAGGAGCTTGAAGAAGTAAGGCAACAAGAAGTTTCACTTTTGCCTCACCAATTTGCTTGGGGAGAAGATTCAAGCATTGACCAAGAAGCCATACAATTGTCCAATGCAAGATGA
- the LOC102622700 gene encoding probable LRR receptor-like serine/threonine-protein kinase At5g63710 isoform X2, giving the protein MLCGSLTLTPSKAITPFDMIRLIKTAFLWCHCHHLFFFIIAAGVAFASFMAKSGGKRSAAESSLETRGRNMFGALHKCCPPSLMTKWLILVIFLNFGHSSREPDVEGEALIEVLKALNDTNGQFTDWNDHFVSPCFSWSHVTCRNGNVISLTLRSNGFSGKISPSITKLKFLASLELQDNDLSGTLPDFLGSMTHLQSLNLANNKFSGSIPATWSQLSNLKHLDLSSNNLTGRIPMQLFSVATFNFTGTHLICGSSLEQPCMSRPSPPVSTSRTKLRIVVASASCGAFVLLSLGALFACRYQKLRKIKHDVFFDVAGEDDSKVSLTQLRRFSWRELQLATDNFSESNVIGQGGFGKVYKGVLSDNTKVAVKRLQDYYSPGGEAAFQREVHLISVAIHKNLLQLIGYCATSSERILVYPFMQNLSVAYRLRDLKPGEKGLDWPTRKRAAFGTAYGLEYLHEHCNPKIIHRDLKAANILLDDNFEAVLCDFGLAKLVDAKLTHVTTQIRGTMGHIAPEYLSTGKSSEKTDVFGYGITLLELVTGQRAIDFSRLEEEEDVLLLDHIRKLLREDRLNDIVDRNLNTYDSKEVETMVQVALLCTQSTPEDRPPMAQVVKMLQGEDLAERWAEWEELEEVRQQEVSLLPHQFAWGEDSSIDQEAIQLSNAR; this is encoded by the exons ATGCTTTGTGGGTCCCTTACACTAACCCCATCAAAAGCCATTACTCCATTTGACATGATCAGACTAATCAAAACTGCTTTCTTGTGGTGCCATTGCCACcaccttttcttctttattattgcTGCTGGGGTTGCATTTGCATCATTCATGGCTAAATCAG GTGGCAAGAGGTCAGCAGCTGAATCTTCATTGGAAACTAGAGGCAGAAACATGTTTGGAGCTTTACACAAATGTTGCCCTCCAAGTCTAATGACAAAATGGCTTATACTCGTCATCTTTCTAAATTTCGGTCATTCATCCAGGGAGCCTGATGTTGAAg GTGAAGCTTTGATTGAGGTTTTAAAGGCTCTCAATGATACCAACGGTCAATTCACAGATTGGAATGACCATTTCGTGAGCCCCTGCTTTAGTTGGTCTCATGTCACTTGCAGAAATGGAAATGTCATATCCCT GACCCTCCGTTCAAATGGATTTTCAGGAAAAATTTCACcatcaattacaaaattgaagTTTTTGGCTAGCTT GGAATTACAGGACAATGATTTATCAGGTACGTTACCAGATTTTCTAGGCAGCATGACTCATCTCCAGAGTCTGAATCttgcaaataataaattcagtGGCTCCATACCTGCTACTTGGAGTCAACTATCCAATTTAAAGCATTT GGATCTTTCATCCAACAATTTAACTGGAAGAATTCCAATGCAACTCTTTTCAGTTGCGACATTCAA CTTTACTGGAACACATCTCATTTGTGGCTCAAGCTTGGAGCAGCCTTGCATGTCGAGGCCCTCTCCTCCAG TTTCAACCAGCAGAACAAAACTCAGAATTGTTGTAGCTTCCGCAAGTTGTGGTGCTTTTGTACTACTGTCACTTGGGGCTCTCTTTGCATGCCGTTATCAGAAATTGcgaaaaatcaaacatgatgTGTTTTTTGATGTTGCAg GGGAAGATGACAGCAAAGTCTCCTTAACACAGCTTAGAAGATTCTCTTGGCGTGAACTCCAACTTGCAACTGACAATTTCAGTGAAAGCAACGTAATTGGACAAGGAGGTTTTGGAAAAGTTTACAAAGGTGTCCTCTCAGACAACACAAAGGTTGCCGTGAAACGCCTCCAAGATTATTATAGTCCTGGTGGAGAGGCTGCTTTCCAGAGAGAAGTTCATCTTATAAGTGTTGCTATTCATAAGAATCTACTACAGTTGATTGGGTATTGTGCAACCTCGTCTGAGAGAATCCTTGTTTATCCCTTCATGCAAAATCTTAGTGTTGCATACCGGCTGAGAG ATTTAAAACCTGGAGAGAAGGGCTTGGACTGGCCGACAAGGAAACGTGCGGCGTTTGGTACAGCATATGGTTTGGAGTACCTACACGAGCACTGCAATCCCAAGATTATACATCGTGATTTAAAGGCTGCAAATATCCTTTTAGATGACAACTTTGAAGCTGTTCTTTGTGATTTCGGACTAGCAAAATTAGTTGATGCAAAATTGACTCATGTTACCACTCAAATCCGTGGTACTATGGGCCACATTGCTCCAGAATATTTATCAACCGGGAAATCTTCAGAGAAGACAGATGTGTTTGGATATGGTATAACACTTCTAGAACTAGTAACTGGTCAACGTGCTATAGATTTTTCTCGCcttgaagaggaagaggaTGTTCTTCTGCTTGATCAT ATTAGAAAGTTACTGAGGGAAGATAGACTCAATGACATTGTGGATAGAAACTTGAATACTTATGATTCGAAAGAAGTTGAGACAATGGTTCAGGTTGCATTGCTGTGCACTCAAAGCACACCGGAAGACCGTCCACCGATGGCACAGGTGGTTAAAATGCTGCAAGGAGAGGATTTAGCTGAGAGATGGGCAGAGTGGGAGGAGCTTGAAGAAGTAAGGCAACAAGAAGTTTCACTTTTGCCTCACCAATTTGCTTGGGGAGAAGATTCAAGCATTGACCAAGAAGCCATACAATTGTCCAATGCAAGATGA
- the LOC102622700 gene encoding probable LRR receptor-like serine/threonine-protein kinase At5g63710 isoform X4 has translation MFGALHKCCPPSLMTKWLILVIFLNFGHSSREPDVEGEALIEVLKALNDTNGQFTDWNDHFVSPCFSWSHVTCRNGNVISLTLRSNGFSGKISPSITKLKFLASFRELQDNDLSGTLPDFLGSMTHLQSLNLANNKFSGSIPATWSQLSNLKHLDLSSNNLTGRIPMQLFSVATFNFTGTHLICGSSLEQPCMSRPSPPVSTSRTKLRIVVASASCGAFVLLSLGALFACRYQKLRKIKHDVFFDVAGEDDSKVSLTQLRRFSWRELQLATDNFSESNVIGQGGFGKVYKGVLSDNTKVAVKRLQDYYSPGGEAAFQREVHLISVAIHKNLLQLIGYCATSSERILVYPFMQNLSVAYRLRDLKPGEKGLDWPTRKRAAFGTAYGLEYLHEHCNPKIIHRDLKAANILLDDNFEAVLCDFGLAKLVDAKLTHVTTQIRGTMGHIAPEYLSTGKSSEKTDVFGYGITLLELVTGQRAIDFSRLEEEEDVLLLDHIRKLLREDRLNDIVDRNLNTYDSKEVETMVQVALLCTQSTPEDRPPMAQVVKMLQGEDLAERWAEWEELEEVRQQEVSLLPHQFAWGEDSSIDQEAIQLSNAR, from the exons ATGTTTGGAGCTTTACACAAATGTTGCCCTCCAAGTCTAATGACAAAATGGCTTATACTCGTCATCTTTCTAAATTTCGGTCATTCATCCAGGGAGCCTGATGTTGAAg GTGAAGCTTTGATTGAGGTTTTAAAGGCTCTCAATGATACCAACGGTCAATTCACAGATTGGAATGACCATTTCGTGAGCCCCTGCTTTAGTTGGTCTCATGTCACTTGCAGAAATGGAAATGTCATATCCCT GACCCTCCGTTCAAATGGATTTTCAGGAAAAATTTCACcatcaattacaaaattgaagTTTTTGGCTAGCTT CAGGGAATTACAGGACAATGATTTATCAGGTACGTTACCAGATTTTCTAGGCAGCATGACTCATCTCCAGAGTCTGAATCttgcaaataataaattcagtGGCTCCATACCTGCTACTTGGAGTCAACTATCCAATTTAAAGCATTT GGATCTTTCATCCAACAATTTAACTGGAAGAATTCCAATGCAACTCTTTTCAGTTGCGACATTCAA CTTTACTGGAACACATCTCATTTGTGGCTCAAGCTTGGAGCAGCCTTGCATGTCGAGGCCCTCTCCTCCAG TTTCAACCAGCAGAACAAAACTCAGAATTGTTGTAGCTTCCGCAAGTTGTGGTGCTTTTGTACTACTGTCACTTGGGGCTCTCTTTGCATGCCGTTATCAGAAATTGcgaaaaatcaaacatgatgTGTTTTTTGATGTTGCAg GGGAAGATGACAGCAAAGTCTCCTTAACACAGCTTAGAAGATTCTCTTGGCGTGAACTCCAACTTGCAACTGACAATTTCAGTGAAAGCAACGTAATTGGACAAGGAGGTTTTGGAAAAGTTTACAAAGGTGTCCTCTCAGACAACACAAAGGTTGCCGTGAAACGCCTCCAAGATTATTATAGTCCTGGTGGAGAGGCTGCTTTCCAGAGAGAAGTTCATCTTATAAGTGTTGCTATTCATAAGAATCTACTACAGTTGATTGGGTATTGTGCAACCTCGTCTGAGAGAATCCTTGTTTATCCCTTCATGCAAAATCTTAGTGTTGCATACCGGCTGAGAG ATTTAAAACCTGGAGAGAAGGGCTTGGACTGGCCGACAAGGAAACGTGCGGCGTTTGGTACAGCATATGGTTTGGAGTACCTACACGAGCACTGCAATCCCAAGATTATACATCGTGATTTAAAGGCTGCAAATATCCTTTTAGATGACAACTTTGAAGCTGTTCTTTGTGATTTCGGACTAGCAAAATTAGTTGATGCAAAATTGACTCATGTTACCACTCAAATCCGTGGTACTATGGGCCACATTGCTCCAGAATATTTATCAACCGGGAAATCTTCAGAGAAGACAGATGTGTTTGGATATGGTATAACACTTCTAGAACTAGTAACTGGTCAACGTGCTATAGATTTTTCTCGCcttgaagaggaagaggaTGTTCTTCTGCTTGATCAT ATTAGAAAGTTACTGAGGGAAGATAGACTCAATGACATTGTGGATAGAAACTTGAATACTTATGATTCGAAAGAAGTTGAGACAATGGTTCAGGTTGCATTGCTGTGCACTCAAAGCACACCGGAAGACCGTCCACCGATGGCACAGGTGGTTAAAATGCTGCAAGGAGAGGATTTAGCTGAGAGATGGGCAGAGTGGGAGGAGCTTGAAGAAGTAAGGCAACAAGAAGTTTCACTTTTGCCTCACCAATTTGCTTGGGGAGAAGATTCAAGCATTGACCAAGAAGCCATACAATTGTCCAATGCAAGATGA
- the LOC102622700 gene encoding probable LRR receptor-like serine/threonine-protein kinase At5g63710 isoform X3, translated as MLYWTKNFYFNLLISFMSKSFEFQFHLPCIRYYFSCSILNSSKGGKRSAAESSLETRGRNMFGALHKCCPPSLMTKWLILVIFLNFGHSSREPDVEGEALIEVLKALNDTNGQFTDWNDHFVSPCFSWSHVTCRNGNVISLTLRSNGFSGKISPSITKLKFLASFRELQDNDLSGTLPDFLGSMTHLQSLNLANNKFSGSIPATWSQLSNLKHLDLSSNNLTGRIPMQLFSVATFNFTGTHLICGSSLEQPCMSRPSPPVSTSRTKLRIVVASASCGAFVLLSLGALFACRYQKLRKIKHDVFFDVAGEDDSKVSLTQLRRFSWRELQLATDNFSESNVIGQGGFGKVYKGVLSDNTKVAVKRLQDYYSPGGEAAFQREVHLISVAIHKNLLQLIGYCATSSERILVYPFMQNLSVAYRLRDLKPGEKGLDWPTRKRAAFGTAYGLEYLHEHCNPKIIHRDLKAANILLDDNFEAVLCDFGLAKLVDAKLTHVTTQIRGTMGHIAPEYLSTGKSSEKTDVFGYGITLLELVTGQRAIDFSRLEEEEDVLLLDHIRKLLREDRLNDIVDRNLNTYDSKEVETMVQVALLCTQSTPEDRPPMAQVVKMLQGEDLAERWAEWEELEEVRQQEVSLLPHQFAWGEDSSIDQEAIQLSNAR; from the exons ATGCTGTACTGGactaagaatttttatttcaatctaCTGATTAGTTTTATGTCTAAGTCTTTTgagtttcaatttcatttacCATGCATAAG GTATTACTTTTCTTGTTCTATTTTGAATTCTTCAAAAGGTGGCAAGAGGTCAGCAGCTGAATCTTCATTGGAAACTAGAGGCAGAAACATGTTTGGAGCTTTACACAAATGTTGCCCTCCAAGTCTAATGACAAAATGGCTTATACTCGTCATCTTTCTAAATTTCGGTCATTCATCCAGGGAGCCTGATGTTGAAg GTGAAGCTTTGATTGAGGTTTTAAAGGCTCTCAATGATACCAACGGTCAATTCACAGATTGGAATGACCATTTCGTGAGCCCCTGCTTTAGTTGGTCTCATGTCACTTGCAGAAATGGAAATGTCATATCCCT GACCCTCCGTTCAAATGGATTTTCAGGAAAAATTTCACcatcaattacaaaattgaagTTTTTGGCTAGCTT CAGGGAATTACAGGACAATGATTTATCAGGTACGTTACCAGATTTTCTAGGCAGCATGACTCATCTCCAGAGTCTGAATCttgcaaataataaattcagtGGCTCCATACCTGCTACTTGGAGTCAACTATCCAATTTAAAGCATTT GGATCTTTCATCCAACAATTTAACTGGAAGAATTCCAATGCAACTCTTTTCAGTTGCGACATTCAA CTTTACTGGAACACATCTCATTTGTGGCTCAAGCTTGGAGCAGCCTTGCATGTCGAGGCCCTCTCCTCCAG TTTCAACCAGCAGAACAAAACTCAGAATTGTTGTAGCTTCCGCAAGTTGTGGTGCTTTTGTACTACTGTCACTTGGGGCTCTCTTTGCATGCCGTTATCAGAAATTGcgaaaaatcaaacatgatgTGTTTTTTGATGTTGCAg GGGAAGATGACAGCAAAGTCTCCTTAACACAGCTTAGAAGATTCTCTTGGCGTGAACTCCAACTTGCAACTGACAATTTCAGTGAAAGCAACGTAATTGGACAAGGAGGTTTTGGAAAAGTTTACAAAGGTGTCCTCTCAGACAACACAAAGGTTGCCGTGAAACGCCTCCAAGATTATTATAGTCCTGGTGGAGAGGCTGCTTTCCAGAGAGAAGTTCATCTTATAAGTGTTGCTATTCATAAGAATCTACTACAGTTGATTGGGTATTGTGCAACCTCGTCTGAGAGAATCCTTGTTTATCCCTTCATGCAAAATCTTAGTGTTGCATACCGGCTGAGAG ATTTAAAACCTGGAGAGAAGGGCTTGGACTGGCCGACAAGGAAACGTGCGGCGTTTGGTACAGCATATGGTTTGGAGTACCTACACGAGCACTGCAATCCCAAGATTATACATCGTGATTTAAAGGCTGCAAATATCCTTTTAGATGACAACTTTGAAGCTGTTCTTTGTGATTTCGGACTAGCAAAATTAGTTGATGCAAAATTGACTCATGTTACCACTCAAATCCGTGGTACTATGGGCCACATTGCTCCAGAATATTTATCAACCGGGAAATCTTCAGAGAAGACAGATGTGTTTGGATATGGTATAACACTTCTAGAACTAGTAACTGGTCAACGTGCTATAGATTTTTCTCGCcttgaagaggaagaggaTGTTCTTCTGCTTGATCAT ATTAGAAAGTTACTGAGGGAAGATAGACTCAATGACATTGTGGATAGAAACTTGAATACTTATGATTCGAAAGAAGTTGAGACAATGGTTCAGGTTGCATTGCTGTGCACTCAAAGCACACCGGAAGACCGTCCACCGATGGCACAGGTGGTTAAAATGCTGCAAGGAGAGGATTTAGCTGAGAGATGGGCAGAGTGGGAGGAGCTTGAAGAAGTAAGGCAACAAGAAGTTTCACTTTTGCCTCACCAATTTGCTTGGGGAGAAGATTCAAGCATTGACCAAGAAGCCATACAATTGTCCAATGCAAGATGA